GCTGAGCGCCGGCGTAGGCAATCATGGCGCCGTTGTCGGTGCAAAACTCTTTGCGCGCATAGAAGACGGAGGCGTTGATTTTGGCCAGCTGCGCTTCGAGTTGCTCGCGCAGGGATTTGTTGGCCGACACGCCGCCGGCAATGACCAGGCGTTTGTAGCCAGTTTGCTTTAGCGCGCGCCGGCATTTAATCACCAGGGTTGCCACCACGGCCTCCTGAAATGCCAAGGCGATATCGGCGCAGGTTTGATCGCTTGGTAAGCCATTGGCTTCGGCGTGTTCTGTCACGGTATTGAGGGTAAAGGTCTTCAACCCGCTAAAGCTGAAATCTAAACCCGGTCTGTCGGTCATCGGGCGCGGGAAAGTGAATCGGCCTTTAGTGCCGCGCTCGGCAATACGCGCAATATGCGGGCCGCCGGGGTAATCTAGATCCATCATCTTGGCGGCCTTGTCGAAGGCTTCGCCGGCGGCATCGTCGAGCGATTCGCCCAGCAATTCATAGCGGCCAATACCTTCTACTTTTACCAGCTGAGTATGGCCGCCGGAAACCAGCAGTGCCACGAAGGGAAAGGCCGGAGGATTGTCTTCCAGCATGGGCGCCAGTAAATGACCCTCCATGTGGTGCACGCCCACGGCGGGTATGCCCAGGGCGTAGGCCATGGATCGGCCCACGGCGGCGCCCACCATTAACGCGCCTATTAAGCCGGGGCCGGAGGTGTAGGCGATGGCATCTAGGTCTGTTTTCGCCAGCCCGGCTTTGTTCAGCACTTCCTCTATCAGCGGTAGGGTCTTGCGCACGTGGTCGCGCGAGGCCAGCTCCGGCACTACGCCGCCGTATTCGCTGTGCACGGCGATTTGGCTATACAGAGCGTCGGCCAGCAGGCCTTTATCTGTGTCGTAAAGGGCGATGCCGGTTTCGTCGCAGGATGTTTCTATGCCAAGTACACGCATGGGCTAAAAAAAATGATGTAGTAGGTTGGAGCGGCATGATAAAGTCGCCGCCGGTCAGATACCAGCATAGTCCTCATTTTAGTCCGCTATTGTTGTAGGTCGAAATTGACGCACATCCGAGGCTTGATGTTAGTCAGTGAACTGTATAGAATCTGCGCCCCTTGGAAACCCGTCTGTAAGATGCAGTTTGGGTAGAGAATTTAAAACAGTCAGGTAATGAAATGCCTTCAGTAAAGTTGAAAGAAAACGAGCCCTTTGACGTAGCATTGCGTCGTTTCAAGCGTTCATGTGAAAAAGCCGGCATTTTGGCCGAAGTTCGTCGTCGTGAGTTTTACGAGAAGCCCACCACTGTACGTAAGCGCGAAGCTGCTGCCGCTGTTAAGCGTCACGCCAAGAAGATGTCTCGCGAAAACCGTAAATTTCAGCGGATGTACTGAGTTAGCTGCCTAAAGCTATTGCTCAGATCTGACTGCGCGGCCGGAATTCCAAGCTCCGGCCGTTAGTCGTTTCTAGTCTGTTAAATTGTGCTTTCTTGCTCTTCCACAGGTAGTTAACTTAGGTTTGTTACCACGTTAGGTGTTAGCCATGTCTACTGAACTCAGAACTCGAATCAGCGATGCTATGAAGGACGCCATGCGCGCCCGTGAAAAAGAGCGTCTTGCCGCTATTCGCCTCATACTGGCGGAATTTAAGCGTATCGAAGTTGATGAGCGCATCGAAGTAGATGATGACCGCGCCCTAGCGGTGATGGATAAGATGCTCAAGCAGCGTCGCGACTCCATTAGCCAGTTTGAGGCCGCCGGCCGCGCCGATTTGGCCGATGTGGAAAAAGCCGAAATGCTGGTTATTCAAGATTTTCTGCCCACCCAGTTGAGCGCGGAAGAGTTGGATGCCATGGTCACTAAAGCGATTGCCGATAGCGGCGCCGAATCTATGCGCGATATGGGTAAAGCCATGGCGCTGATCAAGCCGCAGGCCGCTGGCCGCGCCGACATGGGCGATGTCAGCAAGCTGCTCAAAGCCAAGCTGGGTTAAGCGCAACAGTTCGATTGTCCCTGGCGTCTCACCCCGTTACACTTCCGGCTCACTCCTAAACACTCTCTGGTGCTCAGACGGTTATGGCTGGTTTAATCCCCCAGACTTCGTTGATGACCTGCTCGATCGCATCGACATCGTCAGTCTTGTGGATAGCCGCGTTAAGCTGAAAAAAACCGGCAAAAACTACAGCGCCTGTTGCCCCTTCCACGACGAAAAAACCCCGTCTTTTACCGTTAGCCAAGACAAACAGTTTTTCTACTGCTTCGGTTGTGGTGCCAGCGGCAATGCCGTGGGTTTTATCATGGATTACGAGCGCCTGGACTTTCCCCAAGCAGTGGAGTCCTTGGCGCATTTGGCGGGTTTGGAAGTGCCGCGCGAGCAGCGCAGCCCCGAGCAAGTCAAAAAAGCCGAAGTGCGCAAGAGCCTGTACACCTTGCTGGAGAAGTCCAGCGAGCACTTCCAAACCC
This genomic interval from Simiduia curdlanivorans contains the following:
- the tsaD gene encoding tRNA (adenosine(37)-N6)-threonylcarbamoyltransferase complex transferase subunit TsaD; its protein translation is MRVLGIETSCDETGIALYDTDKGLLADALYSQIAVHSEYGGVVPELASRDHVRKTLPLIEEVLNKAGLAKTDLDAIAYTSGPGLIGALMVGAAVGRSMAYALGIPAVGVHHMEGHLLAPMLEDNPPAFPFVALLVSGGHTQLVKVEGIGRYELLGESLDDAAGEAFDKAAKMMDLDYPGGPHIARIAERGTKGRFTFPRPMTDRPGLDFSFSGLKTFTLNTVTEHAEANGLPSDQTCADIALAFQEAVVATLVIKCRRALKQTGYKRLVIAGGVSANKSLREQLEAQLAKINASVFYARKEFCTDNGAMIAYAGAQRLLAGETADLAINVTPRWPMDSLKPIPNQNAAKHHE
- a CDS encoding GatB/YqeY domain-containing protein, which encodes MSTELRTRISDAMKDAMRAREKERLAAIRLILAEFKRIEVDERIEVDDDRALAVMDKMLKQRRDSISQFEAAGRADLADVEKAEMLVIQDFLPTQLSAEELDAMVTKAIADSGAESMRDMGKAMALIKPQAAGRADMGDVSKLLKAKLG
- the rpsU gene encoding 30S ribosomal protein S21, which encodes MPSVKLKENEPFDVALRRFKRSCEKAGILAEVRRREFYEKPTTVRKREAAAAVKRHAKKMSRENRKFQRMY